In the Apteryx mantelli isolate bAptMan1 chromosome 1, bAptMan1.hap1, whole genome shotgun sequence genome, one interval contains:
- the ACAT1 gene encoding acetyl-CoA acetyltransferase, mitochondrial isoform X1 — protein MAVMLAWRRRAAAELLRALKYTSRDYASQRTLNEVVIASAARTPIGSFQGSLSSLPATKLGSIAIKGAIDRAGIPAEEVKEVYMGNVLQAGQGQAPARQAVLGAGLPICTPTTTVNKVCASGMKSIMMAAQSLMCGNQDVMVAGGMESMSNVPYTMSRGTTPYGGVKLEDLIVKDGLTDVYNHIHMGNCAENTAKKLTISREEQDTYAIGSYTKSKTAWESGILKNEIVPVTVSQKGKPDTEVKEDEEYKRVDFSKVPKLKAVFQKENGTVTAANASTLNDGAAAVVVMTTEAAKRLKVKPLARIVAFADAAVDPIDFPIAPAYAVPKVLSEAGLKKEDIAMWEINEAFSVVVLANIKMLGIDPQKVNINGGAVSLGHPIGMSGARIVVHMAHALKQGQYGLAGICNGGGGASAILIQKL, from the exons ATGGCGGTGATGCTGGcgtggcggcggcgcgcggccgcGGAGCTGCTGCGG GCTTTGAAGTATACAAGCCGTGACTATGCATCACAACGTACTTTAAAT GAAGTGGTGATAGCAAGTGCTGCAAGGACACCAATTGGATCTTTCCAAGGATCCCTTTCATCATTGCCAGCCACTAAACTTGGTTCCATTGCAATTAAAGGAGCAATTGACAGAGCAG GTATCCCTGCAGAAGAAGTGAAAGAAGTGTATATGGGTAACGTCCTGCAGGCTGGACAAGGACAAGCTCCAGCAAGACAAGCAGTACTGGGTGCAG GTCTACCAATCTGTACTCCTACTACCACTGTCAATAAAGTCTGTGCTTCAGGAATGAAATCGATCATGATGGCAGCACAAAGCCTAATGTGTGGCAATCAG GATGTAATGGTTGCTGGTGGAATGGAGAGCATGTCTAATGTTCCCTATACAATGAGCAGAGGAACAACACCTTATGGAGGAGTAAAACTGGAAGATCTGATAGTAAAAGATGGGCTTACAGATGTTTATAACCATATCCATATG GGTAACTGTGCTGAGAACACTGCTAAGAAGCTTACCATCTCACGAGAGGAACAAGACACTTACGCCATAGGCTCCTACACTAAGAGCAAAACAGCCTGGGAATCAGgaatactgaaaaatgaaatagttCCTGTCACTGTTTCACAAAAAG GAAAGCCAGATACAGAAGTGAAAGAAGATGAAGAATACAAACGTGTTGATTTTAGTAAAGTTCCAAAGCTCAAGGctgttttccaaaaagaaaatg GAACAGTTACAGCTGCTAATGCTAGTACTCTGAATGATGGAGCGGCTGCTGTGGTAGTGATGACTACAGAAGCAGCCAAGAGGCTGAAAGTTAAACCGTTGGCACGAATAGTCg CTTTTGCAGATGCTGCTGTTGACCCTATTGACTTTCCAATCGCACCTGCATATGCTGTTCCCAAG gttCTAAGTGAGGCAGGACTGAAAAAAGAAGATATTGCAATGTGGGAAATCAATGAAGCATTCAGTGTGGTGGTGCTGGCCAATATTAAAATGCTGGGTATTGATCCACAGAAAGTGAATATTAATGGAGGTGCTGTCTCTCTTGGACATCCAATAGG aaTGTCTGGAGCCAGAATTGTTGTTCACATGGCCCATGCCTTGAAACAAGGACAATATGGTCTTGCAGGAATTTGCAATGGAGGAGGGGGTGCTTCTGCAATATTGATACAAAAGCTGTAA
- the ACAT1 gene encoding acetyl-CoA acetyltransferase, mitochondrial isoform X2: MGNVLQAGQGQAPARQAVLGAGLPICTPTTTVNKVCASGMKSIMMAAQSLMCGNQDVMVAGGMESMSNVPYTMSRGTTPYGGVKLEDLIVKDGLTDVYNHIHMGNCAENTAKKLTISREEQDTYAIGSYTKSKTAWESGILKNEIVPVTVSQKGKPDTEVKEDEEYKRVDFSKVPKLKAVFQKENGTVTAANASTLNDGAAAVVVMTTEAAKRLKVKPLARIVAFADAAVDPIDFPIAPAYAVPKVLSEAGLKKEDIAMWEINEAFSVVVLANIKMLGIDPQKVNINGGAVSLGHPIGMSGARIVVHMAHALKQGQYGLAGICNGGGGASAILIQKL, translated from the exons ATGGGTAACGTCCTGCAGGCTGGACAAGGACAAGCTCCAGCAAGACAAGCAGTACTGGGTGCAG GTCTACCAATCTGTACTCCTACTACCACTGTCAATAAAGTCTGTGCTTCAGGAATGAAATCGATCATGATGGCAGCACAAAGCCTAATGTGTGGCAATCAG GATGTAATGGTTGCTGGTGGAATGGAGAGCATGTCTAATGTTCCCTATACAATGAGCAGAGGAACAACACCTTATGGAGGAGTAAAACTGGAAGATCTGATAGTAAAAGATGGGCTTACAGATGTTTATAACCATATCCATATG GGTAACTGTGCTGAGAACACTGCTAAGAAGCTTACCATCTCACGAGAGGAACAAGACACTTACGCCATAGGCTCCTACACTAAGAGCAAAACAGCCTGGGAATCAGgaatactgaaaaatgaaatagttCCTGTCACTGTTTCACAAAAAG GAAAGCCAGATACAGAAGTGAAAGAAGATGAAGAATACAAACGTGTTGATTTTAGTAAAGTTCCAAAGCTCAAGGctgttttccaaaaagaaaatg GAACAGTTACAGCTGCTAATGCTAGTACTCTGAATGATGGAGCGGCTGCTGTGGTAGTGATGACTACAGAAGCAGCCAAGAGGCTGAAAGTTAAACCGTTGGCACGAATAGTCg CTTTTGCAGATGCTGCTGTTGACCCTATTGACTTTCCAATCGCACCTGCATATGCTGTTCCCAAG gttCTAAGTGAGGCAGGACTGAAAAAAGAAGATATTGCAATGTGGGAAATCAATGAAGCATTCAGTGTGGTGGTGCTGGCCAATATTAAAATGCTGGGTATTGATCCACAGAAAGTGAATATTAATGGAGGTGCTGTCTCTCTTGGACATCCAATAGG aaTGTCTGGAGCCAGAATTGTTGTTCACATGGCCCATGCCTTGAAACAAGGACAATATGGTCTTGCAGGAATTTGCAATGGAGGAGGGGGTGCTTCTGCAATATTGATACAAAAGCTGTAA